A segment of the Bacillales bacterium genome:
AAGGGGAATGGTCATGAATGAATTGTTGATCTTATCGTCGGTGATGGTGACATCATTTTTATTGTTCCTAACCCTCTTCCGTCTGGTTGTTCCTTCCGAAAACAGACTAAATAAGAGAATGAAGCATTATTTGCAGCTAGAGGACGAAAAAAGTGTAGAGCGCCCCCGTTTTCAACCGATGGAACGCATCCGCCAATACAAGGAGCGCATCAGCTTCAAGCTTGCAAAAAGAAAAAACAATAAACTCGAAGTGATGTTGCATCACGCTGGCCTTCCTCTAAAACCGGAAGAGTTTGTCAGCTTTCAAATCTTGGCGATCGTGTTGCTTGGCGCTTTGCTGTATTTGTTGAGCGGTCAGTGGCTGTTTTTGTTCGTTGGCGCCGTGCTCGGCTGGATGATTCCAAAATGGTGGGTGAAAAAGAAGCAACGGGCCAGGATTACGGCATTCAACGAACAGCTTCCCGACATGCTGACGACGGTGGTCGGTTCGCTGCGCTCCGGCATGAGCTTTTCGCAATCGTTGACGACGGTAATCGAAGAAGCGGATTCACCAATGCGGGAAGAAATGAGCATCTTGATCAAGGAAATGCAATACGGCAGTACGATGGAAGCGGCACTCAGCGGGTTAAAGGAGCGGATGCCGAGTGAAGACCTCGAGTTGATGATTCAGGCCATATTAATTCAGCGCCAAGTCGGCGGCAATTTAGCCATCGTTTTGGACAAGATTGTCGAAACGATCCGTGATCGCAACAAGATTCAGAGGAACATTTTGACATTAACCGCACAAGGCCGGTTGTCAGGGCTCGTTATCGGTTTAATGCCCGTCATTCTCGGCTTTGTTTTATATTTGATTCAGCCTGAGTACATTGGGGCATTATTTACGACATCGATCGGTATCATCATGCTCGCAGCTGGTGCCGTTTCTTGCACGATCGGGTTTATCCTGATTCGTAAACTGACGAAAATCGAGGTGTAACTGATGTTGTATGTCGCTTTTTTTTGTACGGTCGTGCTTTTCATCAGTTTCTGGATTTCGTTGCGCCGCGAGCGGCAAAACCGTGTGCAAAAAAGAATTTCATCGGTCTTCCATCAACAATCGTCTGTTTTGGCCGATGAAGAGCAAGAGGAGCGGCGTTCTTTATGGGAACGGATCGGCGCACCGCTTTGGCATGAATTAAAACAAAATTTTCAACGTGGAATGAAAAGCGAAGAGACGGCGAAACTTGAGATG
Coding sequences within it:
- a CDS encoding type II secretion system F family protein, coding for MNELLILSSVMVTSFLLFLTLFRLVVPSENRLNKRMKHYLQLEDEKSVERPRFQPMERIRQYKERISFKLAKRKNNKLEVMLHHAGLPLKPEEFVSFQILAIVLLGALLYLLSGQWLFLFVGAVLGWMIPKWWVKKKQRARITAFNEQLPDMLTTVVGSLRSGMSFSQSLTTVIEEADSPMREEMSILIKEMQYGSTMEAALSGLKERMPSEDLELMIQAILIQRQVGGNLAIVLDKIVETIRDRNKIQRNILTLTAQGRLSGLVIGLMPVILGFVLYLIQPEYIGALFTTSIGIIMLAAGAVSCTIGFILIRKLTKIEV